A stretch of the Xiphias gladius isolate SHS-SW01 ecotype Sanya breed wild chromosome 21, ASM1685928v1, whole genome shotgun sequence genome encodes the following:
- the si:ch211-222l21.1 gene encoding parathymosin: protein MADTVVDTTATAEVTAKELKEKKEVEVAEEEKKTDNGDAPANGTNGADHSDKVEETAEEEHKNGDEKAEEAPPAEETDAQPVKRAAEEEEEKVETKKQKTEENGDSKEAEVEA from the exons ATGGCCGACACAGTTGTTGACACGACCGCTACTGCAGAGGTTACAGCCAAG gaactgaaggagaagaaagaagtaGAGGTGgcggaggaagagaagaagaccGACAACGGGGACGCACCTGCCAATGGCACA AACGGTGCTGATCACAGTGACAAAGTGGAAGAAACCGCAGAGGAGGAACACAAGAACGGAGATG AGAAGGCAGAGGAGGCGCCCCCTGCTGAGGAGACTGATGCACAGCCTGTGAAGCGTGcagctgaggaggaagag GAAAAGGTGGagacaaaaaagcagaagacagaggaaaatgGAGATTCAAAAGAGGCAGAAGTGGAGGCTTAG